In a genomic window of Glycine max cultivar Williams 82 chromosome 13, Glycine_max_v4.0, whole genome shotgun sequence:
- the LOC100810771 gene encoding transcription factor MUTE — protein sequence MSHIAVERNRRRQMNEHLKVLRSLTPCFYIKRGDQASIIGGVIEFIKELHQVRQALESQKRRKSLSPSPGPSPRTLQPTFHQLDSSSMIGTNSFKELGASCNSPVADVEVKISGSNVILKVICHRIPGQVAKIITVLESLSFEVLHLNISSMEETVLYQFVVKIELGCQLSLEELAMEVQQSFCSDAIIAL from the exons ATGTCTCACATAGCCGTCGAGAGGAACAGGAGAAGACAGATGAATGAACATCTCAAAGTTTTAAGATCTTTGACCCCATGTTTCTATATCAAAAGG ggAGATCAAGCATCTATAATAGGGGGTGTTATAGAATTCATCAAGGAGTTACACCAAGTTCGTCAAGctttggagtcccagaaaagaagaaagagtttGAGCCCTAGCCCTGGCCCAAGTCCACGAACACTGCAGCCAACGTTTCATCAACTTGATAGCTCCTCCATGATTGGGACCAATTCTTTCAAGGAACTAGGAGCAAGCTGCAACTCTCCTGTTGCGGATGTTGAAGTGAAAATCTCGGGTTCAAACGTGATCTTGAAAGTCATTTGCCACAGAATTCCTGGTCAAGTTGCAAAGATCATAACTGTTTTGGAGAGTCTTTCCTTTGAAGTTCTTCATTTGAACATCAGCAGCATGGAGGAGACTGTCCTGTACCAATTTGTGGTCAAG ATTGAGCTGGGTTGTCAACTAAGCCTGGAGGAACTAGCAATGGAAGTGCAACAAAGCTTCTGCTCAGATGCTATAATTGCGCTGTGA